The Hydrogenothermus marinus DNA segment GGTATTCCAAGACCTGAAAAAATTGTTCATCATGAAGATGCAGAGTTTACAAGTTCATATCTTGGACCTGTTTTAAAAGATTCAAATTTATTAAAAATGGATTTTGGTATGTTTACTCTCCATATGGGACTGACTGCTGTATTTACTGTTTCTCCTTTAATTCTTGAGAAATTTATCTCTCCTTCTGATATATGGAAAGTCTATTTAGTAATGTTTTTAGTTGGTTTAATAGTAATGGTACCTTCTACAATTATTGCAGAAAAAAAAGGCTTAATTAAAGAAGTAAAAATAGCGGCTATAATTATTCTTTTAATATCTTTTGGATTGTTTGTAAAATTTGAAAATAGTTTTGTACCTGCTGTAATAGCTATTATTGTTTATTTTAGTGGATTTATGATGCTTGAACCTATTATGCCTTCATTAATGAGTAAATATGCTCCAAAACATTTAAAAGGAACTGCATCAGGGGTATTTAATACATCTCAGTTTTTAGGGGCTTTTGTTGGTGGTGCTTCTGCAGGATTTTTATTAAAATATGGAGAGTTTGCAGTATTTGTTTTTGTTGGAATAATAACAGTTATATGGCTTCTTTTAGTATTAACTATGCAAATGCCTCAAAAGAGAGTTTGATTTTTTAATTTCAATTAATTAACTTTATCCATTATGGATAGTTTTGAAATAGAAAAACCTCTTGAAGTTGAGCCTATATCTGATAGAAGAAGGAGCCATAGAACTTGGCTCCTTTTTAAGAAAAAAAAGAAAAATAAAATTAAAAATTTAAAAAAAGATTTAAAAGAAAAAAAGAAAAATAGATTGATAGATATTTATGTTTAAAAAAGGGGAAAAGATTTCCCCTTCTGTATTTATTATTGATTCATAAGCTCTACTGCTTCTAATATCTCAAGAGCTGATTCATGTAATGAAGTTTTACCAATATATCCTGCAAGTCTTGCAACTGCTATCTCTTTTTCAAATGTCTCTTTATCTACACCTGATTTTTTAATAGCTTCTTCCCAGTTTTTAGGTAAGATTCTAACTTTTCTTTCTTTTACATAAAGATTACCTACTTCTTTTATAGCTTGTAATATTCTGACTAATACAGGATTTATTGGGTTAGCAATACCTTCCGGAACTCCTGATAAAGCTTTTTTAATAAGTTTCCCCGCTTCTGTTAATACAATTGCTTTATTCGGAAGAACATCTAATATATATCTTGCTTCAAGTTTATTAACTGCATATTGAACTTCTTCTTTTAAAGTTTCATCAAATTCTTTAAATAAATCATTTAAAAACATTCCATATTCAGGAATTTTATGTAAAACCATAAGTTCAAATCTTGTTAAGTGTGGAAGTCTATAAATGTTATATGCTAAATTCTCATAAAGTTGTCCTGCTTTTGTTGGATAACCTCCACCAACAAGATGTTCATTTACTGCTTCTTCATACCATTCATAGTTTGGAACACCAAACTGAGTTTTTGTAATTGAAATAGCTTTTACTGCAGTTGATTTTATTTCTCTTACTCCTCTTTCTTTAATATCTTTTAATACTTCTATTCCATGTTTAGTAAATTTATATACTGTTTTTCCTGTTTTTTCGTCTAACTCTGCTTTTATGAGGTTAAAAGCTTCTAAGGAATAAAGAGATTCTTTTATTGTATCAAATAATTTTTCATACCATTCATTTCCTTTTTCCCAGAAATGTTTGAATAATTCTTCAATGTTTTTAAGTTCTGACCATTTTTTGTTAAGTTCCTCTTTCTTTTGATAACCCATAGCTTGATTAAGCATTCTTCCATAATATTCTTTGAGATGTTTATACTCTTTTAAAGGTTTTTCAAGTAAGAAATGAACTATCTCTTCATCAGTAGGAACAATTTCAGGATTTTCTTTGTGTTTTTCCCAAACTTTTTCTATTCCAATTAAAAGTTCTTCATCTAAGGTTTCAAGATTAAATGTTTTAACAGGTCTGTATATTTTTTCACTCCAAAGTTTATAAACTTCTAATAAAGCTTCACCTGCAGGTAATAATTCACCTTCATCATCTATTAAAGCTAAGCTTTCAAGAATTTCTTTTTCTTGCTCGGATAAAGCTTCTATTCCTGAATCTAAAACTTTTAATAATGAATACATATAATCTTCATTTATTACTGTTTCATAAGCAGGTGCCATTGTTTGTAAAGCTTTTTGAACTGCTTGACCAAGACCAGATAAAGTATATACATCTGAGTTTGGAACAGAGAAAGATATTAATCTCATAGACTCAAGTAATAAAGGAAATCTTCCGTGTTCTGGTAACATTTTTGTTTCAGCAGGACCTGTAGGCATTCCTGTTATGTAGCTTGCAAGTTCTTTAGATATTTCAAGTCTTGGTTTTGCATTTTGATAAATTTCATAAACGGCTTTAGCATAATCATTTATCTTTTTAAACCAACCTTTTTTCTCTTCATGAACTTCTTCAGCAAAACCTCTTTCTTTTAAAGCATCAAAAATTTCTTCACCGGTTAAATCACCACTTCTAATAGAAGCTTCTATCATTGCTATTACTTCAGAACCTATCCATCTAAATCTTTCATCCCATTCAGAAGGATGTTTAATAAGTCCTTTTTGAATCATTTCTTCCATAAGATAAACAAGGTTTCTACCCCAATAGGTTAAAGTAAATTCTATAGGACTTGAACCTTGTTCTAGCAAGTTTTGAAGTTCTAATTCTACATAAGGTTCTTCTTCTGCTTTTACTCTTATTTGACATGCAAGACCTTTTTCTTCTTGAGATTTTGCATTTAAAAGTGCAAGTGCATGTTCTTTTCTGATTATCATTTAGATACCTCCATTTTGTTTTTTTATATAAGATAAACTATTAATATTATTTTGTCAAATAATTTTAGTCCTTTTATATAAAATTTAATCAAAACTATATACTACTAAATTATCAATAAAAAAGAATGTAAATAATTTTAAAGCATTTGAACTATAAAAAAAAAGATATAAAATTATTGAATAAATCTTTATAATGAGGTGAAAAATGCAAAAAAATCCATTTAGTACTATAGAAGAAGCTATAGAAGATATAAAAAATGGAAAAATGGTAATAGTTGTTGATGATCCAGATAGAGAAAATGAAGGAGATTTAGTTATAGCTGCAGAAAAAATAACACCAGAAGCTATAAATTTTATGGCAAAAGAAGGAAGAGGATTAATATGTCTATCTTTATTAAAAGAAAGATGTGAAGAATTAAATATACCTTTAATGACTCAGGAAAATACAGATCCAAAAGGAACTGCTTTTTGTGTTTCAATAGATGCTCATCCAAAATTTGGAACAACAACAGGAATTTCAGCCCATGATAGAGCAATTACAATAAAACTTGCAGTTAGTCCAGATGCAAAACCTCAGGACTTTGTAAGACCAGGTCATGTGTTTCCTTTAATGGCAAAATCAGGAGGTGTTTTAGAAAGAACAGGGCATACAGAAGCATCTATTGATTTAGCTAAACTTGCAGGTTTGTATCCGGCAGGTGTGATATGTGAAATAATGAAAGAAGATGGAACTATGGCAAGACTTCCAGATTTAATAAAATTTGCAAAAAAACATAATTTAAAAATAATAACAATAGCAGATTTAGTACATTATAGACTAAAAAAAGAAAAATTAGTAAAAAGAGAAGCAGAGGCTTTTCTACCTACAAAATTTGGAACATTTAAAATTTATGGATATAAAAGCTTAGTAGATGGAATAGAACATGTAGCTCTTGTTATGGGGGAAATAAAGGAAGATGAGCCTGTATTGGTTAGAGTTCATTCAGAATGTTTAACAGGAGATGTTTTTGGTTCTTTAAGATGTGATTGCCAATCTCAACTTCATAAAGCTCTTGAGATGATAGCAAAAGAAGGAAAAGGTGTTCTTGTATATATGAGAGGGCATGAAGGTAGAGGAATAGGAATTGTAAATAAAATAAAAGCTTATAAACTGCAAGAAGAAGGATATGACACAGTAGAAGCAAATCATAAACTTGGGTTTGGTACAGATTTAAGGGATTTTGGAACAGGAGCTCAGATTCTTCTTGATTTAGGTGTTAGAAAAATGAGATTAATGACAAATAATCCAAGAAAAATAGTAGCATTAGATGGTTTTGATCTTGAGATAGTTGAAAGAGTTCCAATAGAAATTGAGCCAAATCCTCATAATGCATGTTATATTTTTACAAAAAGAGATAAGTTAGGTCATATTTATGATGTTAACAAAAAGGAAGATTAGTTTGTTAATATTTTTATCCTTTTTTCTTTTATCTTGTGATAGTAATAGCAAAATATGGACTATCTTTAGAGAAGATGATCTTTTAGAGCATCCACCAGCAAAAAGATGTGCAGAATGCCATCAAGAAATCTATAAACAATGGAATAAATCAAGACATGCAGTTTCTTATATAAGTGAAGATTATAAAAAAGCAACAAATCATTATGCAAAGACAAAATGTTTAGCATGCCATATTCCTCTTGAAATGAGCATAGCAGAAAAACCTGAGATTAGAGAAATCCATAGAGAAGATGGAATTAACTGTGTATCATGTCATTTTTCATCAAAGGATAAAGCAATGCATGGACCTTATGATGTTTTCTCACCACCACATCCATCAATGCAAGATAAAAACTTTAAAAAATCTATAGTTTGTTCTTCTTGTCATCAAGAAACTTACAAACAATGGAAAAAGTCTAATGTATCTAAAACCTGTCAAGAATGTCATATGAAACCAGTTAAAAAAATGGATTTAATACAAAAATTTCCTTTTGATTTATTTCATTTAGCAAAAAAGGTTTATAATCATTCTTTCCCTACTACAATTGCAAAGCAAGAAGATTTACATTTAACAGCAAAGAAAACTGAAGATTCGTTAATAATTATCTTAGAAAATATTTCTATTCCCCATAATCTTCCTACTGCAGATAATGGAAACCCTAAATTTTATGTTTTAGCAACAACTTATAAAAATGGAGAAAAAAAAGAAAATTTTACTGAAGTAATTACACCTAAGTATGCCCTTGAATATAAGAAACCCAAAAAGATAGAATTTATAACCTTTGAAGATTTTGATAAGGTAAATATAAAAGTATTAAGAAAATTATCGTGGAAAAAACAGAAAGAGTTAATAAAATCAGTAAACATAAAATTTTAATAAAAGATTTTGAAGATAAATATATAGAAGAAGTTCTAAATATAATAAAAGAAAATTTTGATAAACCTTGGAATAAATATTTATTAATCAATAAAAATAGATTTTCATACAAAAAAGTTTATCTTATAAAGGACAAGATAGTAGGGTTTTTAGATTCAAATATAATTTTTGATGAAGCAGAAATCAATTTAATAGTTGTAAGAAAAGACTTTCAAGGAAAAAAGATAGGAAGTTTTATTTTAGAAAATTTTATAAATGAGTTAAAAGAAAAAAATAAAAAAACTATATTTTTAGAAGTAGATGAGAAAAATAAAAAAGCTATAAATCTTTATAAGAAATTTGGATTTGAAGAATACTCAATTCGTAAAAACTACTATAAAAACAAAAGTAATGCTATATTAATGAGAAAATTTTTATAAAGGAGAGAAGATGGAAAAAAATTTTTTTGTAAAATCCCATGGACTTGGTAATGAATATATAGTTTTAGATAAAGAAAATATAGATTTTGAATTGACAAAAAAAGCAATACAAACATTATGTAATGTACATTTTGGAATAGGAAGTGATGGAATTCTACTAAAAGTTCCTTCTGAAAAAGCAGATTTTGGACTTAGAATATTTAATCCAGATGGTTCAGAAGCAGAAAAAAGTGGTAATGGACTTCGTATATTTTGTAAATTTTTATATGATTATGGCTTTACAAAAGGGAGTAAAGAGTTTTCAGTAGAAACAAAAGGTGGAATAGTAAAAGCAAAAATAGAAAAAGAAGAAAAAGGAAAAGCAAAAATAATAACTATTGATATGGGAAAAGCAGTATTTGATACAGATAAAATCCCTGTGAATATAAATGATAAAGAATGCATAGATTACCCTTTAAAAGTAGAAGATAAAGAGTTTAAAATAAACTGTGTTTCAGTAGGTAATCCTCATTGTGTAATATTAGTAGATAATGTACCTGAAATGTTTGATGAAAAACAAGTAAAAAAATATGGACCAAAGATAGAGAATAATCCAATATTTCCAAATAGAACAAATGTTCAGTTTGTAAAGGTTATAGATAAAAATACTGCAGAGATAAAAATATGGGAAAGAGGAGCAGGATATACTTTAGCATCAGGAAGCTCATCTTCAGCAGTAGCATCTGTTTTATATAAAAAAGGATTAACAGATTCAGATATTACAATAAAAATGGAAGGCGGAGAATTAAAAATATCCTTAGATAAGGATTTTAATATTAAAATGACTGGAGAAGTTCAAGAAATATGCAAAGGAACTTTGAGTGAAGAATTAATAGAAAATATTAAGGAGTAAATAAAATAATGAGTGATATATTAGAAGGATTAAACGAATCTCAAAAAGAAGCAGTTTTATATTTTTCATCACCTTTACTTGTGCTCGCAGGAGCAGGTTCAGGAAAAACAAGAGTAATAACCCATAAAATAATGTTTTTAAATAAAGAACTTGGAATACCTGTTAATAGAATTCTTGCCATTACCTTTACAAATAAAGCAGCAAAAGAGATGAAAGAAAGAGTTGTAAATGCTTTAAATCTTGAGGAAGAGCCTCAATGGATAACAACATTTCATAGTTTATCAGCAAAAATATTAAGATATGAAGCAGAAAATATAGGATATGGAAAAGATTTTGTAATATATGATGAAGAAGATAGCAAAAAACTTATAAAAGATATTGTTGAAGAATCAAACTTAGATAAAGATTTATACAAACCAGATAGAGTAAAAAATATAATTTCTCAAATAAAACAGAATTTAGATGAATCAGTTCTTGATTTTTATGCAATGCAACTTCCACATATAAAAGCAATATATCAAAAATATCAAGAAGGTTTAATATTTTCAAATGCTATGGATTTTGATGATTTACTTTTAAATGTAGTTAAACTTTTTACAGAAAATGAAGATATTAAACAAAAATGGCAAAATAAATTTGATTATATACTTGTAGATGAGTATCAAGATACAAATAAAATTCAGCATCAGATCTTAAAACTTCTTGTTGGAAATAGAGATTGTATTACAGTAGTTGGAGATCCTCAGCAGTGTATTTATACTTGGAGAGGAGCTCATCCGGAAAATATACTTTCTTTTGAAGAAGACTTTCCAAATACAAAAATTATAAAACTTGAAAGAAATTATCGCTCAACTCAAAAAATATTAGAAGCAGCAAATAAAGTAATATCTCATTCAAAAGGAAGATGGAAAGAAAAAGTATTAAAACTTTGGACAGATAAAAATAAAGGAGAAGACTTAAAACTTGTAAAACTTGAATCAGATAAACAAGAAGCAGCATTTATTGCTTATCAGATAAAAGAACTTATAAAACAAGGATATAAATATTCAGATATAGCAGTTTTAATGAGAATGTCTTTTTTATCAAGAAATATAGAAGAAGCATTTGTAAGAATGTCTATCCCTTATCAGATTATAGCAGGTTTAAAATTCTATGAAAGAGCAGAAATTAAAGATATTCTTGCATATTTAAGATTTGCATTTAATCCAAAAGATACTCAAGCATTTAAAAGAATAATAAATCTTCCATCAAGAGGAATAGGGAAATCTACACTAAATAAAATACAAAAATCTTATGTAGAAGATTGGTATCAAGCTTTAAAAGATAGCTATGAAACATTATCTAAAAAAGTTAAATATAATTTGCAAACCTTTTTTGAAGTTATTGATTTTATAAAAAAATATGGAAATGAAAAGCCGGCAGAAACTGCCAAATATCTTTATGACAGTATAGATTACGAAGAATATCTTATATCTAAGTATCCAAAAGATTATGAAGATAGAATAGCAAACGTACAAGAACTTTTTACTGCATTTGAAGAAATAGAAAAAAGAGGAAAAACATTACAAGAATTTTTAGAGGAAACTTCTTTAGAACAAGCCCAAGACAATATAGAAGATTCAAACTCTGTAAAAGTAATGACAGTTCATGCATCTAAAGGTTTAGAATATCCAGTTGTATTTATAGCAGGTGTTGAAGATGGAATATTTCCAAGTGGAAGAGCTTTTGAAGATGTAGAACAGATGGAAGAAGAGAGAAGGCTTTTTTATGTTGCTATCACAAGAGCAAAAGAGCATGTTTACCTAACACTTGCAAAATATAGAAGTAGTTTTGGAAATAGCTTTAATGAAACAAAACCTTCAAGATTTATAAAAGATATAAAAGAATATCTTAAAGTTTTATCAAGTAAACCGAAGAAGAAAACAGATAATTCTTTATCAGCCACTTCTACAAATACAGGAATTAGAGTAGGTTCTCTTGTAAAGCATGAAGTTTTTGGCAAAGGTGTTGTAAAAGAATTAAAACCGCCAAAAGCAAAAGTAATATTTGAAAAAGTAGGAGAAAAAGAGCTTTTAACTAAGTTTTTAAAAGCTATTTAATTTTATTGTGAGGAATATCATTCTATTTGCATAAATATATTTTAAGATTAATTAGTATTAAATCTTAAAATTAGGAGATAAAGATGATTATAAAACCAGATATAACTAAATTTTCAGATGAAAAGGTTTTAACAGAACTGATTATATCTGTAAATGAGTTTAGATTGGTTCATTTTTATTTAAAGACAGGGCAAAAAGTAAATCTTCATGCATCAAAATCACATGTATTGACAACAGTCTTGGTAGGAAAAGGAAAGTTTTTTATAGATAATGAAGAAAATTTTGAAATTCTTAATACTGGACAATCAATATATTATAAACCTCAGCAACCTCATGGATTTGAAGCATTAGAAGATATGATAGTCCAAGCAATCATATCTCCTAATCCTCAACAAAAGCTATCTTTATGAAGATAACTATTTTCTACTTTTTTATAATTTTTTCTTACTTACTTTTAAAATAGGTTTAAGGCTATCTATAATTTCTTGGTAATTAGCTTCTGCTGTTTCAACTTTATCCATTATAGCTTCAAGCTCTCTTGTAAATTCTTCTGAAGTATATTCTGGAAAATGTTTAGAAAGATATTCGTAAATTTCTATTCCAAGTTTTGTTGGATATAAGAATCTACCTTTTTCTACTGCATATCTTCTATCAAGAATAGTTTGAACTATTTTTGCATATGTTGAAGGTCTTCCTATCTTTCTATTTCTCATTTCTTCAACAAGTTCTCCTTGAGTATATGGATATACCTTAGGAATTTCTCTTTTTGTATATGAAATAACATCAAAAGAATAAGCTTTTCCTTCATCCAAGTCTATTGGTAAAGGTTCTAATTTTAAATACTCAATTAAATTCCATCCATTTTTTATGATTTTTGTTAATCTTTCTTCTTCTATCTCTTTTCCAATAGGAAAAAGTTTTACAATGATGCTGATTTTCTCAACTTCTACAGGTATCATCTGAGATGCTATAAATCTTCTAAATATTAAGTCATAAACTTTAAAATGATTTTTTGTTATTTTCGAAGTTGAACCAGAAACCATTATTAAGGATTGTAGTTCTTCTGTATCTAACGCTCTTGTAGGTCTTATACATTCATGGGCTCCACCTTCACCCCATGGTCTTAATTTGACAAAATCTGCTCCAAATTTTTCTGATATATACTCTTTTGCAATACCCATTCCTGCTGTGGAAACTCTTGTTGAATCTGTTCTATGGTATGTAATAAATCCACTTTCAAAAAGGTCTTGTGCAATATTCATAGTTTCATCTGCTGAAAGTCCTAATCTATTTGAGGATTCTCTTAAAAGCTCTCCAGTATTAAAAGGTGGAAGTGGATTTTTTTCTATTATAGATTTTTCCTTTAGCTTAATCTCTATTTTCTCAGGAATTACTTTATTAAACTCTTTTAAATCTTCAAACTCAAATCTAAATTTACCAGCTTTAGTTTCTACATTTATTACTCCTTTTTTTTCTTTTCCTTGTTTATATCTATCTATAATCCAGCCAAGTACTGGTGTTTGAACTCTTCCTGCAGAAAGCCAGTTTTTCTTAAAAACTTTCCATAAATGTTGACTAAGTGAAAAACCTACCCATCTATCAGCTACTCTTCTAACAATCTGAGCCTTTACAAGATTTTCATCTATATTTCTTGGATTTTCTAAAGCTTCCATAAAGGCCCATTTTGTAACTTCATGAAATTCCATTCTTTTCATTTTATTTTGATAAGGTTTTAGTACTGTTCCAACATCCCAACCAATTTTTTCTCCTTCTGTATCAGGATCACTTGCTATATAAATTTCATCTATTTCAAGCCCAAGCTGTCTTAATGCTTCAACTATTGTTATCTTATCAATATCTGGTTTTCCTTTACATTTTGTGCAAAATGGTTCTGTTGTTTGTTCATTACATTTACTGCAGTATTTTATAGTGTCATATACTGGAATATAGTAATGATTTTCTTCTTTAACTCCCCATATTCCATCTCGTGTTGTAATATCAAAAACATGGCCTTTTGATGCAGTTAGTAAAAGAAGTTTATTACCAATATTTATTTCATAAGCATCTATATCTAAAACTTTTCTTCTTATAGGTTTTCCAAAGAAGTTAGCTATTGTTCTTGCTTTATTTGGAGATTCTACAACTACAAGAGCAGTTCTTACCAGATTTTTAGTTTCTGATTTT contains these protein-coding regions:
- the dapF gene encoding diaminopimelate epimerase; protein product: MEKNFFVKSHGLGNEYIVLDKENIDFELTKKAIQTLCNVHFGIGSDGILLKVPSEKADFGLRIFNPDGSEAEKSGNGLRIFCKFLYDYGFTKGSKEFSVETKGGIVKAKIEKEEKGKAKIITIDMGKAVFDTDKIPVNINDKECIDYPLKVEDKEFKINCVSVGNPHCVILVDNVPEMFDEKQVKKYGPKIENNPIFPNRTNVQFVKVIDKNTAEIKIWERGAGYTLASGSSSSAVASVLYKKGLTDSDITIKMEGGELKISLDKDFNIKMTGEVQEICKGTLSEELIENIKE
- a CDS encoding cupin domain-containing protein → MIIKPDITKFSDEKVLTELIISVNEFRLVHFYLKTGQKVNLHASKSHVLTTVLVGKGKFFIDNEENFEILNTGQSIYYKPQQPHGFEALEDMIVQAIISPNPQQKLSL
- the rimI gene encoding ribosomal protein S18-alanine N-acetyltransferase: MEKTERVNKISKHKILIKDFEDKYIEEVLNIIKENFDKPWNKYLLINKNRFSYKKVYLIKDKIVGFLDSNIIFDEAEINLIVVRKDFQGKKIGSFILENFINELKEKNKKTIFLEVDEKNKKAINLYKKFGFEEYSIRKNYYKNKSNAILMRKFL
- a CDS encoding DUF505 domain-containing protein; amino-acid sequence: MIIRKEHALALLNAKSQEEKGLACQIRVKAEEEPYVELELQNLLEQGSSPIEFTLTYWGRNLVYLMEEMIQKGLIKHPSEWDERFRWIGSEVIAMIEASIRSGDLTGEEIFDALKERGFAEEVHEEKKGWFKKINDYAKAVYEIYQNAKPRLEISKELASYITGMPTGPAETKMLPEHGRFPLLLESMRLISFSVPNSDVYTLSGLGQAVQKALQTMAPAYETVINEDYMYSLLKVLDSGIEALSEQEKEILESLALIDDEGELLPAGEALLEVYKLWSEKIYRPVKTFNLETLDEELLIGIEKVWEKHKENPEIVPTDEEIVHFLLEKPLKEYKHLKEYYGRMLNQAMGYQKKEELNKKWSELKNIEELFKHFWEKGNEWYEKLFDTIKESLYSLEAFNLIKAELDEKTGKTVYKFTKHGIEVLKDIKERGVREIKSTAVKAISITKTQFGVPNYEWYEEAVNEHLVGGGYPTKAGQLYENLAYNIYRLPHLTRFELMVLHKIPEYGMFLNDLFKEFDETLKEEVQYAVNKLEARYILDVLPNKAIVLTEAGKLIKKALSGVPEGIANPINPVLVRILQAIKEVGNLYVKERKVRILPKNWEEAIKKSGVDKETFEKEIAVARLAGYIGKTSLHESALEILEAVELMNQ
- a CDS encoding multiheme c-type cytochrome; translated protein: MLIFLSFFLLSCDSNSKIWTIFREDDLLEHPPAKRCAECHQEIYKQWNKSRHAVSYISEDYKKATNHYAKTKCLACHIPLEMSIAEKPEIREIHREDGINCVSCHFSSKDKAMHGPYDVFSPPHPSMQDKNFKKSIVCSSCHQETYKQWKKSNVSKTCQECHMKPVKKMDLIQKFPFDLFHLAKKVYNHSFPTTIAKQEDLHLTAKKTEDSLIIILENISIPHNLPTADNGNPKFYVLATTYKNGEKKENFTEVITPKYALEYKKPKKIEFITFEDFDKVNIKVLRKLSWKKQKELIKSVNIKF
- a CDS encoding MFS transporter, producing MIDKDFTPEERKATLGLAGVFSLRMLGLFLVLPVLSIYASKFPGATSFLVGIAIGAYGLTQAFFQIPYGLWSDKYGRIPILIFSTIIFFLGSGLAAYASYEQNIYLLIVGRFLQGMGAVSSVVIALIADLTREEIRTRAMATIGASIGMAFAFGMVLGPLIASHFGLGGVFLFTAILALISLPYIIWGIPRPEKIVHHEDAEFTSSYLGPVLKDSNLLKMDFGMFTLHMGLTAVFTVSPLILEKFISPSDIWKVYLVMFLVGLIVMVPSTIIAEKKGLIKEVKIAAIIILLISFGLFVKFENSFVPAVIAIIVYFSGFMMLEPIMPSLMSKYAPKHLKGTASGVFNTSQFLGAFVGGASAGFLLKYGEFAVFVFVGIITVIWLLLVLTMQMPQKRV
- a CDS encoding ATP-dependent helicase, whose translation is MSDILEGLNESQKEAVLYFSSPLLVLAGAGSGKTRVITHKIMFLNKELGIPVNRILAITFTNKAAKEMKERVVNALNLEEEPQWITTFHSLSAKILRYEAENIGYGKDFVIYDEEDSKKLIKDIVEESNLDKDLYKPDRVKNIISQIKQNLDESVLDFYAMQLPHIKAIYQKYQEGLIFSNAMDFDDLLLNVVKLFTENEDIKQKWQNKFDYILVDEYQDTNKIQHQILKLLVGNRDCITVVGDPQQCIYTWRGAHPENILSFEEDFPNTKIIKLERNYRSTQKILEAANKVISHSKGRWKEKVLKLWTDKNKGEDLKLVKLESDKQEAAFIAYQIKELIKQGYKYSDIAVLMRMSFLSRNIEEAFVRMSIPYQIIAGLKFYERAEIKDILAYLRFAFNPKDTQAFKRIINLPSRGIGKSTLNKIQKSYVEDWYQALKDSYETLSKKVKYNLQTFFEVIDFIKKYGNEKPAETAKYLYDSIDYEEYLISKYPKDYEDRIANVQELFTAFEEIEKRGKTLQEFLEETSLEQAQDNIEDSNSVKVMTVHASKGLEYPVVFIAGVEDGIFPSGRAFEDVEQMEEERRLFYVAITRAKEHVYLTLAKYRSSFGNSFNETKPSRFIKDIKEYLKVLSSKPKKKTDNSLSATSTNTGIRVGSLVKHEVFGKGVVKELKPPKAKVIFEKVGEKELLTKFLKAI
- a CDS encoding bifunctional 3,4-dihydroxy-2-butanone-4-phosphate synthase/GTP cyclohydrolase II; the encoded protein is MQKNPFSTIEEAIEDIKNGKMVIVVDDPDRENEGDLVIAAEKITPEAINFMAKEGRGLICLSLLKERCEELNIPLMTQENTDPKGTAFCVSIDAHPKFGTTTGISAHDRAITIKLAVSPDAKPQDFVRPGHVFPLMAKSGGVLERTGHTEASIDLAKLAGLYPAGVICEIMKEDGTMARLPDLIKFAKKHNLKIITIADLVHYRLKKEKLVKREAEAFLPTKFGTFKIYGYKSLVDGIEHVALVMGEIKEDEPVLVRVHSECLTGDVFGSLRCDCQSQLHKALEMIAKEGKGVLVYMRGHEGRGIGIVNKIKAYKLQEEGYDTVEANHKLGFGTDLRDFGTGAQILLDLGVRKMRLMTNNPRKIVALDGFDLEIVERVPIEIEPNPHNACYIFTKRDKLGHIYDVNKKED